GGAAGATATTGTCCGATGGTGATGTGTCGAGAAAGTTCCAAAGGCGCTGCCATCGTATCACCTCTGTAGAAAGAAGTTAAACGAACATGCAAAGGATATCATCTGTCAGAGGGTGCCCATCCCTTATGAGATCGTGATCGTATTGAAACGGAGTGGTCATTACCCGAAGTAGATTCTCCCTTTTGGAGTTAGAGGGCGTTCACTCATGTGACAACATCCGCCGAACGTGAACCTTCACCGAAAGAAGCTCACCGTCTCGGAGGAACCACCCGGATGATTTCCCGGGCCGCCTCTTCCACCGTTAAGGCGTCTCTGCGGACGGGAAATCCCCGTTCCGCGAGGCGGTGCATAATCTCCACGGTGGTCGGCATTCCGATCCGGGTTTTTTCGAGGTCGGCCGGGCGGCTAAAGATTTCCCGAGGCGTCCCTTCCAGCGCCACTCTCCCCTCGGACAGGACGTATACCCGATCAGCCAGAAGGGCCACTTCCTCCAGGTTATGGGAGACAAAAAGGAGTGTCATCCCCTCCTCCCGGTTTAAATGGCGAATTCGCTGCAAGATTTCCTTGCGGGATTGGGGATCCAGGCCCGAGGTGGGCTCGTCCAAAATGAGGATTTTCGGTCGAATGGCCAAAATGCCTGCGAGGGCAACCTTTCTCTTCTGTCCCCCGCTCAGGGCGTAGGTGGGGCGATCCACCATCTCATCATAGGAGAGGCCCACCATCTCCATCGCCCACCGGGCCCTTTCCCTCACTTCCTCGAGGGGAATCCCCATCTTAAAAGGGCCGCAGGCAATCTCATCGCCGATGAGGGGTTCAAAGATCTGGTCTTCCGGATTCTGGAAGACCAACCCCACCTTGCGGCGCAAGGCACGGACATCCAACTTCGGATCGGACAGGTCCTGTCCATCCACGATCACTTTTCCGGATTGGACGGGAAGAAGCGCATTCAGATGCTGGATTAAGGTGGACTTCCCTGAACCGGTATGGCCGATGATGGCCACACATTCCCCCTCATCCACCCTCATGGAAACACCCTGTAGCCCCTGATGCTCAAAAGGAGTTCCTTTCATGTAGGTATAGAACAGACTTTCAACTTGGATGACGGGGCCTGTTTCCCCCACGGAGATCCACCGGCTTTCTAGTGTGAGATGGTTGTGAAGTGATGGCTTAGGAAGCGATAAATGCTATTGTGGGATTTTATGGGTGGAGCGAAGCCGCTCTACTTCCGCGATCAACTCGTTTTGGGTGAGCAAATCCGGAGAGAAGTCTTCCCTCTCCCCGTGAATCCGTTCGGCAAGGCGGAGCACCTCCGGAATATCCACGCCGAGAGGGTAAATTTTCTCCTTTTGGCGAAAAACTTCCCGAGGAGAACCGTCCAAGAGGATTTGTCCCTCATGCAAAAGGAGGATCCGATTTGCCTCCGCCGCTTCCTCCATGTGATGGGTGACGGTGAGGATGGTCATTTTTTCACGATGCAGGCGGCGCATCACCTCCAGCACCTC
The DNA window shown above is from Thermicanus aegyptius DSM 12793 and carries:
- a CDS encoding energy-coupling factor transporter ATPase gives rise to the protein MGETGPVIQVESLFYTYMKGTPFEHQGLQGVSMRVDEGECVAIIGHTGSGKSTLIQHLNALLPVQSGKVIVDGQDLSDPKLDVRALRRKVGLVFQNPEDQIFEPLIGDEIACGPFKMGIPLEEVRERARWAMEMVGLSYDEMVDRPTYALSGGQKRKVALAGILAIRPKILILDEPTSGLDPQSRKEILQRIRHLNREEGMTLLFVSHNLEEVALLADRVYVLSEGRVALEGTPREIFSRPADLEKTRIGMPTTVEIMHRLAERGFPVRRDALTVEEAAREIIRVVPPRR